The proteins below come from a single Comamonas antarctica genomic window:
- a CDS encoding efflux RND transporter periplasmic adaptor subunit produces the protein MSAQIAPGGVHPAVLLLELGHRARQAKSVAELEFMLVNDTRLLLPYRQAVWWNQQQGVAALSGVMQPDRNAPYAQWVAQVCAHLAQAEAAEVRAVGPADLPPALAAQWAQWLPAAAVWVPLSAIPSGSEAASAGATGRAGLLLAGAESPERWTFLKEWGGVWTHAWQALQRRRGWTPLQWWRGLRQRQAQQVWWRKPAAWAVAGVLVLAAWPVRLSVLAPGELVASQPAVLRSPLDGVVEQVHVQPNQMVKKGELLFSLDEAQIASRLEVSQQALQTAEAEYRQFAQLALGDARSKSQLAAQAGRIGERRAEQAFQSEQRQRAQVVAPQDGMVLFDAPSEWIGKPVQTGERVMRIAQPDAVEIEAWLPIGDAIPLAPGAPVQLYLAADPLASIEARIRYVAYDAVARPDGSYAYRVRAEVTQAGKARIGLKGTAKLQGERVSLAYWVLRKPWASVRQWVAL, from the coding sequence ATGAGTGCTCAGATCGCGCCCGGTGGCGTGCATCCCGCGGTCCTGCTGCTCGAGCTGGGCCACCGTGCCCGGCAGGCGAAAAGCGTGGCCGAGCTGGAGTTCATGCTGGTCAACGACACGCGCCTGCTGCTGCCTTACCGCCAGGCCGTCTGGTGGAACCAGCAGCAGGGCGTGGCCGCCTTGTCCGGTGTCATGCAGCCCGACCGCAACGCACCGTATGCGCAGTGGGTGGCCCAGGTGTGCGCGCATCTGGCGCAGGCCGAGGCCGCCGAAGTCCGCGCGGTGGGACCGGCCGATCTGCCGCCGGCGCTGGCGGCGCAGTGGGCGCAATGGCTGCCGGCGGCGGCGGTCTGGGTGCCGCTGTCGGCCATACCCAGCGGGAGTGAGGCTGCAAGCGCCGGCGCCACCGGCAGGGCAGGGCTGCTGCTGGCCGGCGCCGAATCGCCCGAACGCTGGACGTTTCTCAAGGAATGGGGCGGCGTCTGGACGCACGCCTGGCAGGCCCTGCAGCGCCGGCGCGGCTGGACACCGCTGCAATGGTGGCGCGGACTGCGCCAGCGCCAGGCGCAGCAGGTCTGGTGGCGCAAGCCCGCGGCCTGGGCCGTGGCCGGCGTGCTGGTGCTGGCCGCCTGGCCCGTGCGCCTGTCGGTGCTGGCGCCGGGCGAGCTGGTCGCTTCGCAGCCGGCCGTGCTGCGTTCGCCGCTCGATGGCGTGGTCGAACAGGTGCATGTGCAGCCCAACCAGATGGTGAAGAAGGGCGAACTGCTGTTCAGTCTCGACGAGGCGCAGATCGCGAGCCGGCTCGAAGTGTCGCAGCAGGCGCTGCAGACCGCCGAAGCCGAGTACCGCCAGTTCGCGCAGCTGGCGCTGGGCGATGCGCGCTCGAAGTCGCAGCTCGCGGCCCAGGCCGGGCGCATCGGGGAGCGCCGCGCCGAGCAGGCCTTCCAGTCCGAGCAGCGCCAGCGCGCGCAGGTCGTGGCGCCGCAGGACGGCATGGTGCTGTTCGACGCGCCTTCGGAGTGGATAGGCAAGCCGGTGCAGACCGGCGAGCGCGTGATGCGCATCGCCCAGCCCGACGCGGTCGAGATCGAAGCCTGGCTGCCGATCGGCGACGCGATCCCGCTCGCGCCGGGCGCGCCGGTGCAGCTGTATCTCGCGGCCGATCCGCTGGCTTCGATCGAGGCGCGCATCCGCTATGTCGCGTACGACGCGGTGGCGCGCCCCGACGGCTCATACGCCTACCGCGTGCGCGCCGAGGTGACGCAGGCCGGCAAGGCGCGCATCGGCCTCAAGGGCACGGCCAAGCTCCAGGGCGAGCGCGTGAGCCTGGCTTACTGGGTTCTGCGCAAGCCCTGGGCCAGCGTGCGCCAGTGGGTGGCGCTGTGA
- a CDS encoding HlyD family efflux transporter periplasmic adaptor subunit: MGGAVTPGAPWALLREELDLLPGPVLPDGQPSWTLHDPVRNLFFQLDWASFELLRRWHLADAGAIEADIAAQTTLHVGAAEVQAMQQFLQANSLLQPAMHSAASWAAQREQRRASKLQWLLHNYLFFRIPLLRPDGWLGRITPALEFLFRPAFWWLTALAFVWGLWGVSRSWDAFTATFVDLLTLQGFVAYGITLLFVKFLHEVGHGVTAKRYGCRVPTMGLAFLVLWPVAYTDTNEVWKLTDRGQRVRVAAAGITTELLIAVWALLAWLWLPEGWPKAMAFLLATTTWVSTLVINASPFMRFDGYFLLSDYLQMPNLHARAFALARWDLRERLFRLGEPAPEYFPAPKRRALVLFAWATWIYRLVLFLGIAALVYHFFIKALGIFLFLVEIVWFIAKPLWSEIKAWRERAPKIARSARARRSALIAALLALLLFVPWPVPVLSSGLLQARELWPLHAPEGAQLLQAPPAEGTPVAAGAPLFALESPALRAAAAVSQARLQQVAQQSAAAGFDGELRRDWQVLQERQAEALAQQDAVDSDAARFRLRAGGAGQLRDVDPDLRAGEWVARRELLGRVVGSAGQEVVAYVPEDTLYRIRAGDSGLFIAEGGAGPVLELRVRSIDQDASRSLNEAALATTAGGNVPVRSMQNVLYPERPVYRVVLDVVASEPSAALAAQHRWRGRVSIRGRWEAPGAQFVRQAASVFWREAGF; encoded by the coding sequence GTGGGTGGCGCTGTGACGCCAGGCGCGCCCTGGGCGCTGCTGCGCGAGGAGCTGGACCTGCTGCCCGGGCCGGTGCTGCCCGATGGCCAGCCCAGCTGGACGCTGCACGATCCGGTGCGCAACCTGTTCTTCCAGCTCGACTGGGCCAGCTTCGAGCTGCTGCGGCGCTGGCATCTGGCCGATGCCGGCGCCATCGAGGCCGATATCGCGGCGCAGACCACCTTGCATGTGGGCGCGGCCGAGGTGCAGGCGATGCAGCAATTCCTGCAGGCCAATTCGCTGCTGCAGCCGGCGATGCACAGCGCCGCCAGCTGGGCCGCGCAGCGCGAGCAGCGCCGCGCCAGCAAGCTGCAGTGGCTGCTGCACAACTACCTGTTCTTCCGCATTCCGCTGTTGCGCCCCGACGGCTGGCTCGGGCGCATCACGCCGGCGCTGGAATTCCTCTTTCGCCCCGCGTTCTGGTGGCTCACGGCGCTGGCCTTCGTCTGGGGGCTGTGGGGCGTGTCGCGCTCCTGGGATGCGTTCACCGCCACCTTTGTCGACCTGCTGACGCTGCAGGGCTTCGTGGCCTACGGCATCACGCTGCTGTTCGTGAAGTTCCTGCATGAGGTCGGGCATGGCGTGACGGCCAAGCGCTATGGCTGCCGCGTGCCGACGATGGGCCTGGCGTTCCTGGTGCTGTGGCCCGTGGCCTATACCGACACCAACGAGGTCTGGAAGCTCACCGACCGCGGCCAGCGCGTGCGCGTGGCCGCGGCCGGCATCACCACCGAGCTGCTGATCGCGGTGTGGGCGCTGCTGGCCTGGCTCTGGCTGCCCGAAGGCTGGCCCAAGGCCATGGCCTTTTTGCTGGCGACCACGACCTGGGTCAGCACGCTGGTGATCAATGCCAGCCCGTTCATGCGCTTCGACGGCTACTTCCTGCTGTCGGACTATCTGCAGATGCCCAACCTGCATGCGCGCGCGTTTGCACTGGCGCGCTGGGATTTGCGGGAGCGGCTGTTCCGGCTGGGCGAGCCCGCACCCGAATACTTTCCCGCGCCGAAGCGGCGCGCGCTGGTGCTGTTTGCCTGGGCCACCTGGATCTACCGGCTGGTGCTGTTTCTCGGCATCGCGGCGCTGGTGTACCACTTCTTCATCAAGGCCCTGGGCATCTTTCTCTTTCTGGTGGAAATCGTGTGGTTCATTGCCAAGCCCCTGTGGTCCGAAATCAAGGCCTGGCGTGAACGCGCGCCGAAGATCGCACGCAGTGCGCGCGCGCGGCGCAGCGCGCTGATCGCCGCGCTGCTGGCCTTGCTGCTCTTCGTGCCCTGGCCCGTGCCGGTGCTGTCGAGCGGACTGCTGCAGGCGCGCGAACTCTGGCCGCTGCATGCGCCCGAGGGCGCGCAGCTGCTGCAGGCGCCCCCGGCCGAGGGCACGCCCGTGGCCGCGGGCGCGCCGCTGTTCGCGCTCGAGTCGCCGGCGCTGCGCGCCGCGGCGGCGGTGAGCCAGGCGCGGCTGCAGCAGGTCGCGCAGCAGTCGGCCGCGGCCGGGTTCGATGGTGAACTGCGGCGCGACTGGCAGGTCTTGCAGGAACGCCAGGCCGAGGCGCTGGCGCAGCAGGACGCGGTCGACAGCGACGCCGCGCGCTTTCGGCTCCGGGCCGGCGGAGCAGGGCAGTTGCGCGATGTCGACCCCGATCTGCGCGCCGGCGAATGGGTGGCGCGGCGCGAGCTGCTGGGGCGCGTGGTGGGCAGCGCAGGCCAGGAAGTCGTGGCCTATGTGCCCGAGGACACGCTGTACCGCATCCGTGCGGGCGACAGCGGGCTGTTCATCGCCGAAGGCGGTGCGGGCCCGGTGCTGGAGCTGCGCGTGCGCAGCATCGACCAGGATGCCAGCCGCAGCCTGAACGAGGCCGCGCTGGCGACGACGGCAGGCGGCAACGTGCCGGTGCGCAGCATGCAGAACGTGCTCTATCCCGAGCGCCCGGTGTACCGCGTGGTGCTGGACGTCGTGGCGTCCGAGCCATCGGCGGCGCTCGCCGCCCAGCACCGCTGGCGCGGGCGCGTGAGCATACGCGGCCGGTGGGAGGCGCCCGGAGCGCAGTTCGTGCGCCAGGCGGCAAGCGTTTTCTGGCGCGAGGCCGGGTTCTAG
- a CDS encoding ABC transporter substrate-binding protein, which yields MSVVIASRFLKGMATLAVVSLPVLAQAQAPAPIKVGVALDISGPFAAPGAEIRDGLNLAVKLLGSKLGGVPAEFIQADMAGNPEQARQLVDRFVQREKIDLFTGPVASNVALAVGPALFAAKVPYLSPNAGPSQLAGAQCNAYFFGTSYQNDSMHEAAGQYAANKGYAKVVVLAPNYPAGKDAINGFKRLYKKPLADEIYTKVGQLDFAAELAQLRAAKPEAVYIFQAGGMGINFIKQFMAAGLNKDITLISSPFTADEDIIPAVGSAMVGLFNASSYAHDLPNAANQKFVAEFRKAYNGRYPSLYAAFAYDVVMNMDAAVKQLGGKVGDKPALAKALKSASFDSVRGAVKYGNNQFLIQDYYLRKVVQGADGRVTNQLQPGKVLTAHQDAFAGQCSLR from the coding sequence ATGTCTGTTGTTATTGCTTCGCGGTTTCTCAAGGGTATGGCCACGCTGGCCGTGGTTTCGCTGCCGGTGCTGGCCCAGGCCCAGGCGCCCGCGCCCATCAAGGTTGGCGTGGCGCTGGACATCTCCGGCCCGTTCGCGGCGCCCGGCGCCGAGATCCGCGACGGCCTGAACCTGGCCGTGAAGCTGCTGGGCAGCAAGCTCGGCGGCGTGCCCGCCGAGTTCATCCAGGCCGACATGGCCGGCAACCCCGAGCAGGCGCGCCAGCTCGTCGACCGCTTCGTCCAGCGCGAGAAGATCGACCTGTTCACCGGTCCCGTGGCCTCGAACGTGGCGCTGGCCGTGGGTCCGGCGCTGTTTGCCGCCAAGGTGCCTTATCTGTCGCCCAACGCCGGCCCGAGCCAGCTCGCGGGCGCGCAGTGCAATGCCTACTTCTTCGGCACCAGCTACCAGAACGACTCGATGCACGAGGCCGCGGGCCAGTACGCGGCGAACAAGGGCTACGCCAAGGTCGTGGTGCTGGCGCCCAACTACCCCGCGGGCAAGGACGCGATCAACGGCTTCAAGCGCCTGTACAAGAAGCCGCTGGCCGACGAGATCTACACCAAGGTCGGACAGCTGGACTTCGCCGCCGAGCTGGCCCAGCTGCGCGCGGCCAAGCCCGAGGCGGTCTACATCTTCCAGGCCGGGGGCATGGGCATCAACTTCATCAAGCAGTTCATGGCTGCGGGCCTGAACAAGGACATCACGCTGATCTCCTCGCCCTTCACCGCCGACGAGGACATCATCCCGGCCGTGGGCAGCGCGATGGTCGGCCTGTTCAACGCGTCTTCGTACGCGCATGACCTGCCCAATGCCGCCAACCAGAAGTTCGTCGCCGAGTTCCGCAAGGCCTACAACGGCCGCTACCCGTCGCTGTACGCGGCATTCGCGTACGACGTGGTGATGAACATGGACGCGGCCGTGAAGCAGCTCGGCGGCAAGGTCGGCGACAAGCCGGCGTTGGCCAAGGCACTCAAGAGCGCGTCGTTCGACTCGGTGCGCGGCGCGGTGAAGTACGGCAACAACCAGTTCCTGATCCAGGACTACTACCTGCGCAAGGTGGTGCAGGGCGCTGACGGGCGCGTGACGAATCAGCTGCAGCCGGGCAAGGTGCTGACGGCGCATCAGGATGCGTTTGCGGGGCAGTGTTCCCTCAGGTAA
- a CDS encoding branched-chain amino acid ABC transporter permease: MDLTFFLEQIFNGLGYGFMLFLLAAGLTLVFGIMDTLNLAHGSLFMVGAYVAAAVHVQSGSFMLAVLVAVLATVLLALLLEALLVRRLYGRDHLAQVLATFGLVLIADDAVKFIWGPSPIMAPTPALLSGPVDLLGLPYPSYRLLILAAGLAVAAGLYLLVNHSRLGMLVRAGASNRAMAEFMGVRVSKVFAIVFALGAALAALAGALMGPISAVAVGMGEAILIPALVVIVIGGIGSVRGAFVASLLVGLVDTAGRAFLPLLLRELLPPALAADAGPAIASIAMYMLMAGVLVFKPSGLFPARA, encoded by the coding sequence ATGGACCTGACCTTCTTCCTCGAACAGATCTTCAACGGCCTGGGCTACGGCTTCATGCTGTTCCTGCTGGCGGCCGGGCTGACGCTGGTGTTCGGCATCATGGACACGCTGAACCTCGCGCATGGCTCGCTGTTCATGGTCGGCGCCTATGTGGCGGCGGCGGTGCACGTGCAGTCGGGCTCCTTCATGCTGGCGGTGCTGGTGGCCGTGCTGGCGACGGTGCTGCTGGCGCTGCTGCTTGAAGCGCTGCTGGTGCGCCGGCTCTACGGCCGCGACCATCTGGCGCAGGTGCTGGCCACCTTCGGCCTGGTGCTGATTGCCGACGATGCGGTCAAGTTCATCTGGGGGCCGTCGCCCATCATGGCGCCCACGCCGGCATTGCTGTCCGGCCCGGTCGATCTGCTGGGCCTGCCCTATCCCTCGTACCGGCTGCTGATCCTGGCCGCGGGGCTGGCGGTGGCCGCGGGCCTGTACCTGCTGGTCAACCACAGCCGGCTGGGCATGCTGGTGCGCGCGGGCGCATCGAACCGCGCCATGGCCGAGTTCATGGGCGTGCGCGTGTCCAAGGTATTCGCCATCGTGTTTGCGCTGGGCGCGGCGCTGGCGGCGCTGGCCGGCGCGCTGATGGGGCCGATCAGCGCGGTGGCCGTGGGCATGGGCGAGGCGATCCTGATTCCCGCGCTGGTGGTGATCGTGATCGGCGGCATCGGCTCGGTGCGCGGCGCGTTTGTCGCGAGCCTGCTGGTGGGACTGGTCGATACCGCGGGCCGGGCCTTCCTGCCGCTGCTGCTGCGCGAGTTGCTGCCGCCGGCACTGGCCGCCGATGCGGGGCCGGCGATTGCCAGCATCGCGATGTACATGCTGATGGCCGGCGTGCTGGTGTTCAAGCCTTCGGGTCTGTTTCCGGCGCGCGCATGA